CGGCGGACCCTCGCTGGGCATGGATGTCGATGTGGTCGACGACTCCGGCGCTCCGGTGCGCGGGAAGATCGGCGAACTCGTGTGCCGGCAGCCCTGGCCGGCGATGACCAGGGGGGTCTGGCAGGACGAGGAGCGCTACCTCGAGTCCTACTGGTCGACGTTCCCCGGTCTGTGGCGGCACGGCGACTACGCCCTGGTGGAGGACGGGCAGTGGTACATCCGCGGCCGGTCCGACGACGTGATGAACGTGGCCGGCAAGCGTCTGGCGCCGGCCGAGGTCGAGGCCGTGCTGGCCGCGCACCCCGCGGTGGCTGAGTCGGCCGTGGTCGGGATGCCCGATGCCAAGAAGGGCGAGACACCCTGGGCCTTCTGGGTCGCCCGGCCGGATGTCGCCGCCGATCCGGCCCACGACGAGGAGGTCTCCGCGGAGCTGCGGGCCATGGTCGGTGCGGCGCTGGGCAAGCCCTTCGCGCCCGGTGCCGTGCACCGGGTGGACCGTCTTCCCAAGACCAGGTCGCAGAAGATCCTTCGGCGGGCGGTGCGGGCGGCCGCGCTCGGCACCGACCCCGGGGACCTGTCCGGCGCGGAGAACCCGGAGGCCGTCGACGAGATCCGCCGGACACTCACCGGTTCCGTCGTTCCCGCGGGCTGATCGCAGCGCCGTCCGCTGGTGCCTGTCCCCGGCCGGCTGGTCGACGGGACCTGCCGGCCGCCAGATCACGACAACCTGGTGCGCGCTCTCGCAGCAGCGTCCGCCTTGCCCGCCTCCAGGTCGCCGACGGCCAGCGTCCGGGCATAGGCGGCCGAGGTCGCCGCCTCGTGGGCCAGGCCCTCGGCGAGTGTCGTGCGGGCGCCCTCGTCGATGAGACGCTTGTAGGTCGTGACGATCTCGCGGTTGCCGTCGGCGAAGTCGTGGGCCAGCGCCAGCGCCGCCGGCATCAGATCCTCCGGCTCCAGAACCCGGTTCACCAGGCCGATCTCGAATGCCCGGTCGGCGTCGACGAAGTTACCGGACAACGAGATCTCCTTGGCCCGTTGGATCCCGATCTGCCGGGCCAGCCGCTGTGACAGGCCCCATCCCGGGAGCAGGCCGACCCTGACGTGGGTGTCGGCGAACCTGGTCGTGCGGTCGGCGTAGACGACGTCGCACGCCAGCATGATCTCCATCCCGCCGGTGATGCAGAACCCGCGGAGCGCCACGATGATCGGGATGCTGCAGTTCTCGATCGCCAGCACCGGGTTCTCCTCGGCGACATCCTGCTGGGTGCCCCGCTCGTCGGCCTCCTTCAGGTCGAAGCCGGCGGTGAACGCCCGGTCCCCTGCGCCGGTGAGGACGATCGCACCGACGGTGCCGTCGGCGTCGAGCTGCTCGATCGTCGTGTGCAGCGCGCGACGCAGCTCCGCGGACAGCGCGTTCAGCACCTCCGGGCGGTTCAACGTCAGGATCGCCACGGCGCCGTCCCTGCGGATCAGCACCGTGTCGCTGCCGGATTCGATGTCGGTGTCGCTGGGGTCGGGCACGTGTGCTCCTCGGCAGGTGTGCAGCACCGGTGGTTCGTTCGACCGGTGGGATGGTGAACAGTATGCACCCGTGCGGGTTTCGTCACCCACCCGTCACTTGCGGCGCCTTCGCCCGGGGCGACCGGTCAGCGGCGCAGCCGCTCGAGCAGTTGCGTCGTGCTGCGCGCGGGCTCGACGGACAGCTCGGCGAGGCGGTGTCGGCAGGACCGGAAGATCTCGATCACCCGGTCGTCGTCCCCCA
This region of Nakamurella alba genomic DNA includes:
- a CDS encoding enoyl-CoA hydratase is translated as MPDPSDTDIESGSDTVLIRRDGAVAILTLNRPEVLNALSAELRRALHTTIEQLDADGTVGAIVLTGAGDRAFTAGFDLKEADERGTQQDVAEENPVLAIENCSIPIIVALRGFCITGGMEIMLACDVVYADRTTRFADTHVRVGLLPGWGLSQRLARQIGIQRAKEISLSGNFVDADRAFEIGLVNRVLEPEDLMPAALALAHDFADGNREIVTTYKRLIDEGARTTLAEGLAHEAATSAAYARTLAVGDLEAGKADAAARARTRLS